A genomic segment from Toxotes jaculatrix isolate fToxJac2 chromosome 6, fToxJac2.pri, whole genome shotgun sequence encodes:
- the LOC121183400 gene encoding thiamine transporter 1-like, which produces MGFCWSGECGNRPCWEGHYMPCRAGWVGPTVLLCIYGFCSMMRPIEPFLTEFLTGTYKNLTTEQVTKQVYPVWTYSSLVLLIPVLLVTDFLRYKPVIILQGLAYVTTFLLLLVGSGVHSAQLALFSYSIAMAADVAYFSYIYIMVHARYYQRVTSYVNGAILLGYAVGASLAQLLVSVGGVSLYCLALVTLVSVSMALITSFFLPMPKTSLILNKTYSEQQGDSGEDVQETESQDHYSRVKNVMAAKHVGSMFRELISDCKKCYSSAAVLFFCIWLATGRCGFYQVANYIQILWVYIQPHNFTGYNGGVDAISTLSGAAATVAVGHISLEWSVWGELILGGFTLLLSGAVFLMDLTDNIWISYMCYILFKTIYMQLTTICIFQIAKALNRKRYALVFGMNCFVGTVLRSVLTAIVINTKSLQLTITSQFFIYASYFAATSLLFTIRGVYTVLRMKWPAAANQAAGATNLPEDSSL; this is translated from the exons ATGGGTTTTTGCTGGAGCGGTGAGTGTGGCAACAGGCCTTGCTGGGAAGGCCATTATATGCCCTGCCGTGCTGGATGGGTGGGCCCTactgtgctgctctgcatcTATGGTTTCTGCTCCATGATGAGGCCCATAGAGCCCTTCCTGACAGAGTTTCTCACGGGAACTTACAAGAATCTCACCACTGAGCAG GTGACTAAACAGGTGTATCCTGTGTGGACTTACTCCAGTCTGGTTCTCCTCATCCCAGTCCTCCTGGTGACAGACTTCCTCAGGTACAAGCCTGTAATCATCCTCCAGGGGCTCGCCTATGTCACAACTTTTCTGCTGTTACTAGTTGGCTCGGGGGTCCACTCGGCTCAGTTGGCCCTTTTCAGCTACAGCATTGCCATGGCAGCAGATGTGGCCTATTTCTCCTACATTTACATCATGGTCCATGCCAGGTACTATCAGAGAGTGACCAGTTATGTCAATGGGGCCATACTGCTGGGCTATGCTGTGGGAGCCTCACTGGCTCAACTGCTAGTGTCTGTAGGTGGAGTGTCCTTGTATTGCTTAGCTTTAGTGACTCTTGTTTCTGTCTCCATGGCACTGATAACCTCCTTTTTCCTGCCCATGCCTAAGACCAGTTTAATTCTTAACAAAACATATTCTGAACAGCAAGGAGACTCAGGTGAGGACGTTCAAGAGACAGAAAGTCAGGACCATTACAGCAGGGTGAAGAACGTAATGGCTGCCAAACATGTTGGGAGCATGTTCAGAGAGCTCATATCGGACTGTAAGAAATGTTATTCTTCTGCAGCTGTACTCTTCTTCTGCATATGGTTAGCTACAGGGAGGTGTGGCTTTTACCAGGTTGCAAACTACATCCAGATCCTTTGGGTGTACATACAACCCCATAACTTCACAGGCTACAATGGAGGGGTGGATGCCATCAGCACACTGTCAG GAGCTGCAGCCACAGTTGCTGTGGGCCACATTTCCCTGGAGTGGTCCGTGTGGGGAGAACTGATCCTGGGGGGATTCACACTTCTGCTCTCTGGGGCTGTATTCCTGATGGATCTGACTGACAACATCTGGATCAGCTACATGTGCTACATCCTCTTCAAAACTATTTACATGCAGCTCACCACCATTTGCAT TTTTCAGATAGCCAAGGCACTGAACAGGAAGCGTTATGCGTTGGTATTCGGCATGAATTGTTTTGTGGGCACTGTTCTCCGGAGTGTCCTCACCGCCATCGTCATCAACACCAAGTCTCTACAGCTCACCATCACCTCCCAG tttttcatctaCGCCTCGTACTTTGCCGCCACTTCCCTGCTGTTCACAATCAGAGGTGTGTATACTGTGCTCCGTATGAAATGGCCTGCTGCAGCCAACCAGGCAGCGGGAGCCACCAACCTGCCGGAAGACTCCAGTCTGTGA